A genome region from Streptomyces xanthophaeus includes the following:
- a CDS encoding xanthine dehydrogenase family protein molybdopterin-binding subunit, whose protein sequence is MAAPGSETFEPQVPRGIGASVPAADTRAKTEGTFPYAADLWAEGLLWAAVLRSPHAHARILSIDTTAAAEMPGVRAVVTHADVPGATTHGRRIADRPVFAHDVVRHHGEAIAAVAADHPDTARLAAAAIAVEYELLDPVTDPEQSFGAPALHPDGNLIRHIPLRYGDPEATGDVVVEGLYRIGRQDPAPIGAEAGLAVPRPDGGVELYTASTDPHTDRDLAAACFGLDPDRVRVVVTGVPGATADREDAAFQLPLGLLALRTGCPVKLAATREESFLGHTHRHPTLLRYRHHADAEGRLVKVEAQILMDAGAYADSSSESLAAAVAFACGPYVVPHAFVEGWAVRTNNPPSGHVRGEGAMQVCAAYEGQMDKLAAALGIDGAELRLRNVLATGDLLPTGQTVTCPAPVAELLRAVRDFELPALPKDAPEDEWLLPGGPEGAGEPGAVRRGVGYGVGMVHMLGAEGTDEVSTATVKVVGGAATVICAAVDTGQGFATLARQIVQEVLGVDEVAMAPVDTDQPPAGPSAHGRHTWVSGGAVERAAKMVRTQLLQPMAHKLGMSTELLQIQDGRITSYDGAFSMSVAEAMVGKELWATAQCRPHPTEPLDADGQGDAFVGLAFCAIRAVVDVDIELGSVRVVELAVAQDVGRILNPRQLEARIEAGVTQGVGAALTENLRTVSGLIRHPDLTGYALPTALDAPAVRIVKLVEERDVVAPFGAKAASAVPVVTTPAAVASAVRAATGRPVNRLPIRPSAAVGTPNS, encoded by the coding sequence ATGGCCGCCCCCGGTTCCGAGACCTTCGAACCACAGGTCCCGCGCGGAATCGGAGCCTCCGTCCCGGCCGCGGACACCCGCGCCAAGACCGAGGGCACCTTCCCCTACGCCGCCGACCTGTGGGCCGAGGGCCTCCTGTGGGCCGCCGTGCTGCGCTCCCCGCACGCCCACGCCCGGATCCTCTCCATCGACACCACGGCCGCCGCCGAGATGCCCGGCGTCCGCGCCGTCGTCACCCACGCCGACGTGCCCGGCGCCACCACCCACGGCCGCCGGATCGCCGACCGGCCGGTGTTCGCGCACGACGTCGTACGCCACCACGGCGAGGCCATCGCCGCCGTCGCCGCCGACCACCCCGACACCGCACGGCTCGCCGCCGCCGCGATCGCGGTCGAGTACGAGCTCCTCGACCCGGTCACCGACCCCGAGCAGTCCTTCGGCGCCCCCGCCCTGCACCCCGACGGCAACCTGATCCGGCACATCCCGCTCCGCTACGGCGACCCGGAAGCCACCGGCGACGTCGTGGTCGAGGGCCTGTACCGGATCGGCCGCCAGGACCCCGCCCCCATCGGCGCCGAGGCCGGACTGGCCGTGCCGCGCCCCGACGGCGGCGTGGAGCTCTACACCGCGTCCACCGACCCGCACACCGACCGCGACCTGGCCGCCGCCTGCTTCGGACTGGATCCGGACCGGGTGCGCGTCGTCGTCACCGGCGTGCCGGGCGCGACGGCCGACCGCGAGGACGCCGCCTTCCAGCTCCCGCTCGGCCTGCTCGCCCTGCGCACGGGCTGCCCGGTCAAACTGGCCGCCACCCGCGAGGAGTCCTTCCTCGGCCACACCCACCGCCACCCGACCCTGCTGCGCTACCGCCACCACGCGGACGCGGAGGGCCGGCTGGTCAAGGTCGAGGCCCAGATCCTGATGGACGCCGGCGCCTACGCCGATTCCTCCTCCGAGTCCCTGGCGGCGGCGGTGGCCTTCGCCTGCGGCCCGTACGTCGTCCCGCACGCCTTCGTCGAGGGCTGGGCGGTACGCACCAACAACCCGCCGTCGGGCCACGTCCGCGGCGAGGGCGCCATGCAGGTGTGCGCCGCCTACGAAGGCCAGATGGACAAGCTCGCGGCCGCCCTCGGCATCGACGGGGCCGAGCTGCGCCTGCGCAACGTCCTGGCGACGGGAGACCTGCTCCCCACCGGCCAGACGGTGACCTGCCCGGCCCCGGTGGCGGAACTGCTGCGCGCTGTCCGCGACTTCGAACTGCCCGCCCTGCCCAAGGACGCCCCGGAGGACGAGTGGCTGCTGCCCGGCGGCCCGGAGGGCGCGGGCGAGCCGGGCGCGGTACGGCGCGGGGTGGGCTACGGCGTCGGCATGGTCCACATGCTCGGTGCCGAGGGGACCGACGAGGTCTCCACGGCCACGGTGAAGGTGGTGGGCGGCGCGGCCACGGTCATCTGCGCGGCCGTCGACACCGGCCAGGGCTTCGCCACGCTGGCCCGGCAGATCGTCCAGGAGGTCCTGGGCGTCGACGAGGTCGCCATGGCCCCGGTGGACACCGACCAGCCGCCGGCCGGGCCGTCGGCGCACGGCCGCCACACGTGGGTGTCGGGCGGCGCGGTGGAGCGGGCGGCCAAGATGGTCCGCACCCAGCTCCTCCAGCCGATGGCCCACAAGCTGGGCATGTCGACGGAGCTCCTGCAGATCCAGGACGGCCGCATCACGTCGTACGACGGCGCGTTCTCGATGTCGGTGGCGGAAGCGATGGTCGGCAAGGAACTCTGGGCGACGGCCCAGTGCCGCCCCCACCCCACGGAACCCCTGGACGCGGACGGCCAGGGCGACGCCTTCGTGGGCCTCGCCTTCTGCGCGATCCGCGCGGTGGTGGACGTGGACATCGAACTGGGCTCGGTCCGGGTCGTGGAACTCGCGGTGGCCCAGGACGTGGGCCGCATCCTGAACCCCCGTCAGCTGGAGGCCCGTATCGAGGCGGGCGTCACCCAGGGCGTGGGCGCGGCCCTGACGGAGAACCTCCGCACGGTCTCCGGCCTGATCCGCCACCCGGACCTGACGGGCTACGCCCTGCCGACGGCGCTGGACGCCCCGGCGGTCCGCATCGTCAAACTGGTCGAAGAGCGTGACGTGGTGGCCCCGTTCGGCGCGAAGGCGGCGAGC
- a CDS encoding YqgE/AlgH family protein, whose amino-acid sequence MTEVSSLTGRLLVATPALADPNFDRAVVLLLDHDEQGSLGVVLNRPTPVGVGDVLLPWAPLAGDPGVVFQGGPVAMDSALGVAVIPGEEGPLGWRRVYGAIGLVDLETPPELLAAALGGLRIFAGYSGWGPGQLEAELSEGAWYVVESEPGDVSFPDPERLWRAVLRRQRSDLAMVATYPDDPSLN is encoded by the coding sequence GCCACCCCCGCCCTCGCGGACCCGAACTTCGACCGCGCGGTCGTGCTGCTGCTCGACCACGACGAGCAGGGCTCCCTCGGCGTGGTCCTGAACAGGCCGACTCCCGTGGGCGTCGGCGACGTCCTGCTGCCCTGGGCGCCCCTGGCGGGCGACCCCGGGGTGGTCTTCCAGGGCGGGCCGGTGGCCATGGACTCGGCCCTGGGCGTGGCGGTGATCCCGGGCGAGGAGGGTCCGCTCGGCTGGCGCCGCGTGTACGGGGCGATCGGACTGGTCGACCTGGAGACGCCGCCGGAGCTGCTGGCCGCGGCCCTGGGCGGCCTGCGGATCTTCGCCGGCTACTCAGGCTGGGGCCCGGGCCAGCTGGAGGCGGAGCTCAGCGAGGGCGCCTGGTACGTGGTGGAGTCGGAGCCCGGGGACGTGTCCTTCCCGGATCCGGAGCGGCTGTGGCGGGCGGTGCTGCGCCGCCAGCGCAGCGACCTCGCGATGGTCGCCACCTATCCGGACGACCCGTCGCTCAACTGA
- a CDS encoding DUF3039 domain-containing protein: MSTLEPERGTGTGTLVEPTPQVSHGDGDHERFAHYVQKDKIMASALDGTPVVALCGKVWVPGRDPKKYPVCPMCKEIYESMGPGGDKDKGGKDK; this comes from the coding sequence ATGAGCACTCTTGAGCCCGAGCGCGGGACTGGCACGGGGACCCTCGTAGAGCCGACGCCGCAGGTGTCGCACGGTGACGGCGACCACGAGCGCTTCGCCCACTACGTCCAGAAGGACAAGATCATGGCGAGCGCGCTCGACGGGACCCCCGTCGTCGCGCTCTGCGGCAAGGTCTGGGTACCGGGCCGGGACCCGAAGAAGTACCCGGTCTGCCCCATGTGCAAGGAGATCTACGAGTCCATGGGCCCCGGCGGGGACAAGGACAAGGGCGGCAAGGACAAGTAG
- a CDS encoding (2Fe-2S)-binding protein, with protein sequence MSENENENVTQGNGTTGWGWEPVPQGGEYDSDATAFVKLPQDMLDALGTGEPLAAPGHGYVPPPMIVPLGSATTDPAATGTWTIPVQWPEAGGPAGGAGAAGAAGQGPGSGSVGGPIPASIPIPASVAAAFAEAEPEPPVTDPSETAEWRFPEAAQEPEQAGPATGQWAVPEFNEFPEQSNDYRPGALDADWSQAPATLPGGAPAPWAYLTQQPAGAPDTDADTNAGAAAGVLPGTDEAAAASAAAAATAHAAGRLIGGPGVGAAGRGPRVLGGPGVGTPLPEGEPVHQAPHDIEAAHGPAAEHAEGARAADHAGQGEYAGQSEHTGHAGHAVHGEYAGQGEYAGYAEQAAASAASAAAAQPPVAPADLDLFGGIRLQTPAAEPAQPAGTDGHGFTAFGHAPEPGPEAAHGPEHGPAHEAEPAAAEPADPGNGDGPAAQEPPAGLTPTDGTADGADALPDEGTTEGFPAEVATYEEDATAGAVAHHEHPSASYVLRVNGADRPVTGAWIGESLLYVLRERLGLAGAKDGCSQGECGACAVQVDGRLVASCLVPAATAAGSEVRTVEGLATGGELSDVQQALCRSGAVQCGFCVPGMAMTIHDLLEGNHAPSELETRQALCGNLCRCSGYAGVVDAVREVVAEREAAAAEPAAPGAGAGAPEPRIPHQAAPGEGGIHHGGTA encoded by the coding sequence ATGAGCGAGAACGAGAACGAGAACGTGACCCAGGGGAACGGCACGACGGGCTGGGGCTGGGAACCGGTCCCGCAGGGCGGCGAGTACGACTCGGACGCCACGGCCTTCGTGAAACTGCCGCAGGACATGCTGGACGCGCTCGGCACCGGGGAGCCGCTCGCGGCGCCCGGGCACGGCTACGTGCCGCCGCCGATGATCGTGCCGCTCGGCTCGGCCACCACGGATCCGGCGGCCACGGGGACGTGGACGATTCCGGTGCAGTGGCCGGAGGCGGGCGGCCCGGCGGGTGGTGCCGGTGCTGCGGGTGCTGCGGGTCAGGGCCCGGGCTCCGGGTCGGTGGGAGGCCCGATCCCGGCGTCGATCCCGATCCCGGCGTCGGTCGCGGCGGCGTTCGCCGAGGCGGAGCCGGAGCCGCCGGTGACCGATCCGAGCGAGACGGCCGAGTGGCGGTTCCCGGAAGCGGCGCAGGAGCCCGAGCAGGCCGGTCCGGCGACCGGGCAGTGGGCCGTGCCCGAGTTCAACGAATTCCCCGAGCAGTCGAACGACTACCGGCCGGGCGCTCTGGACGCCGACTGGAGCCAGGCCCCGGCGACGCTGCCGGGCGGCGCCCCGGCGCCGTGGGCGTACCTGACGCAGCAGCCGGCCGGGGCCCCCGACACGGACGCCGACACAAACGCCGGCGCCGCAGCCGGCGTGCTGCCCGGCACGGACGAGGCCGCGGCCGCTTCGGCCGCCGCCGCCGCGACCGCGCATGCCGCCGGACGGCTGATCGGCGGGCCCGGAGTGGGCGCCGCGGGACGTGGGCCGCGCGTGCTGGGCGGGCCCGGGGTGGGCACCCCCCTGCCCGAGGGCGAGCCGGTGCACCAGGCTCCGCACGACATCGAAGCCGCGCACGGCCCGGCGGCGGAGCACGCCGAGGGCGCCCGCGCCGCGGACCACGCGGGACAAGGCGAGTACGCGGGGCAGAGCGAGCACACGGGGCACGCAGGGCATGCGGTCCACGGGGAGTACGCCGGGCAGGGCGAGTACGCCGGGTACGCGGAGCAGGCCGCCGCTTCGGCCGCGTCGGCCGCCGCCGCGCAGCCGCCGGTGGCCCCCGCCGACCTGGATCTCTTCGGCGGGATCCGTCTCCAGACACCGGCCGCCGAGCCGGCGCAGCCCGCCGGCACCGACGGCCACGGCTTCACCGCGTTCGGCCACGCGCCGGAGCCCGGCCCCGAGGCCGCGCACGGGCCCGAGCACGGGCCCGCGCACGAGGCGGAGCCCGCCGCCGCGGAGCCCGCCGACCCCGGGAACGGGGACGGGCCGGCCGCGCAGGAGCCCCCGGCCGGCCTCACGCCGACCGATGGCACCGCCGATGGTGCGGACGCACTCCCGGACGAGGGCACCACCGAAGGTTTCCCGGCCGAGGTGGCGACGTACGAAGAAGACGCGACCGCCGGGGCCGTCGCCCATCACGAGCACCCGTCGGCCTCCTACGTCCTGCGCGTCAACGGCGCCGACCGGCCCGTCACCGGCGCCTGGATCGGCGAGTCCCTCCTGTACGTGCTGCGCGAGCGGCTCGGCCTCGCGGGCGCCAAGGACGGCTGCTCGCAGGGCGAATGCGGCGCCTGCGCCGTGCAGGTCGACGGCCGGCTCGTCGCCTCCTGCCTGGTACCGGCCGCCACGGCCGCGGGCAGCGAGGTGCGCACCGTCGAGGGTCTCGCGACGGGCGGGGAACTCTCGGACGTCCAGCAGGCGTTGTGCAGGTCGGGTGCGGTGCAGTGCGGGTTCTGCGTACCCGGCATGGCCATGACCATCCACGACCTGCTGGAGGGCAATCACGCCCCCAGCGAGCTGGAGACCCGTCAGGCCCTGTGCGGCAACCTCTGCCGCTGCTCCGGCTACGCGGGCGTCGTCGACGCCGTGCGCGAGGTCGTGGCCGAGCGCGAGGCGGCGGCCGCGGAGCCCGCGGCCCCGGGCGCCGGCGCAGGCGCACCGGAGCCGCGCATCCCGCACCAGGCAGCGCCCGGCGAGGGCGGCATCCACCACGGAGGCACGGCGTGA
- a CDS encoding beta-N-acetylhexosaminidase, which translates to MDLIPAPRVAVPDEGGRRFAFGPEPVLDAGPGAAAVARWLRRELGAATGWELPAAGAGVTAELRLRVDPDVAGELGPEAYRIEIGPDGAELTGATAAGLFWGAQTLRQLLGPDAYRRAPLPGRKWSLPYASVVDGPRFGWRGMMLDVARHFMPKDGVLRYIDLLAAHKLNVLHLHLTDDQGWRIEIERYPRLTEVGGWRPRSRWGHRASPLWNETPHGGFYTQDDIREIVAYAAERHVRVVPEIDVPGHSQAAIAAYPELGNTDVVDTSALGVWEDWGITENVLAPTEAVLRFYEGVFEELLELFPAEVSPFVHVGGDECPKAQWRASAVAQERIRELGVDGEDGLQSWFVRHFDGWLAARGRRLIGWDEILEGGLAVGAAVSSWRGYAGGIAAAEAGHDVVMCPEQQVYLDHRQAGGADEPMPIGYVRSLEDVYRFEPVPPTLSPEAAARVLGAQANVWTEVMENQGRVDYQVFPRLVAFAEVVWSRQPAPEERDFAWFEGRMAAHYARLAAQGVDYRPPGGPLPRQRRPGVLGRPIEGAPPNV; encoded by the coding sequence ATGGACCTGATCCCCGCACCCCGGGTCGCCGTTCCCGACGAAGGAGGGCGCCGCTTCGCGTTCGGGCCCGAGCCGGTCCTGGACGCCGGGCCGGGAGCCGCGGCGGTCGCGCGCTGGCTGCGGCGCGAACTGGGCGCGGCCACCGGCTGGGAGCTGCCCGCCGCCGGGGCCGGCGTCACCGCCGAGCTGCGGCTGCGCGTCGACCCGGACGTCGCCGGGGAGCTCGGCCCGGAGGCGTACCGCATCGAGATCGGCCCGGACGGGGCGGAGCTGACGGGCGCGACGGCGGCCGGGCTGTTCTGGGGCGCCCAGACGCTGCGTCAGCTGCTGGGGCCCGACGCGTACCGCAGGGCGCCGCTGCCCGGCCGCAAGTGGAGCCTGCCGTACGCCTCCGTCGTGGACGGCCCGCGGTTCGGCTGGCGCGGGATGATGCTGGACGTGGCCCGGCACTTCATGCCCAAGGACGGCGTGCTGCGCTACATCGACCTGCTCGCCGCGCACAAGCTCAACGTGCTGCACCTGCACCTGACCGACGACCAGGGCTGGCGGATCGAGATCGAGCGCTACCCGAGGCTGACCGAGGTCGGCGGCTGGCGCCCGCGCAGCCGGTGGGGCCACCGGGCCTCGCCGCTGTGGAACGAGACCCCGCACGGCGGCTTCTACACGCAGGACGACATCCGCGAGATCGTCGCGTACGCCGCCGAGCGGCACGTCCGGGTGGTCCCGGAGATCGACGTACCGGGGCATTCGCAGGCCGCGATCGCCGCGTACCCGGAGCTGGGCAACACCGACGTCGTCGACACCTCCGCGCTCGGGGTCTGGGAGGACTGGGGGATCACCGAGAACGTGCTCGCGCCCACCGAAGCCGTGCTGCGCTTCTACGAAGGGGTCTTCGAGGAGCTGCTGGAGCTGTTCCCGGCCGAGGTCTCACCCTTCGTGCACGTGGGCGGGGACGAGTGCCCCAAGGCGCAGTGGAGGGCCTCCGCGGTCGCCCAGGAGCGGATCCGGGAGCTGGGCGTGGACGGGGAGGACGGTCTGCAGTCCTGGTTCGTCCGGCACTTCGACGGCTGGCTCGCCGCGCGCGGGCGGCGGCTGATCGGCTGGGACGAGATCCTGGAGGGCGGGCTCGCGGTCGGCGCCGCCGTGTCCTCGTGGCGCGGCTACGCGGGCGGGATCGCCGCCGCCGAGGCCGGGCACGACGTGGTCATGTGCCCCGAGCAGCAGGTGTACCTGGATCACCGGCAGGCGGGCGGCGCGGACGAGCCGATGCCCATCGGGTACGTGCGCTCGCTGGAGGACGTCTACCGCTTCGAGCCGGTGCCGCCGACGCTGTCGCCGGAGGCCGCCGCCCGGGTGCTGGGCGCGCAGGCCAACGTGTGGACCGAGGTGATGGAGAACCAGGGCAGGGTCGACTACCAGGTGTTCCCGAGGCTGGTGGCCTTCGCCGAGGTGGTGTGGTCACGGCAGCCGGCACCCGAGGAGCGCGACTTCGCGTGGTTCGAGGGGCGGATGGCCGCGCACTACGCGCGGTTGGCCGCGCAGGGGGTCGATTACCGGCCGCCGGGCGGGCCGTTGCCGCGGCAGCGGAGGCCCGGCGTGCTCGGGCGTCCGATCGAGGGCGCGCCCCCGAACGTGTGA
- a CDS encoding FAD binding domain-containing protein, whose amino-acid sequence MDSPQGPQGPQAAQSVTLPASLDEAVAALTAMPAAVPVAGGTDLMAAVNAGLLRPAALVGLGRINEIRGWQYQDGHALLGAGLTHARMGRPDFAALIPRLAAAARAAGPPQIRNAGTLGGNIATAAPTGDALPVLAALEAVLVIVGPGGQREIPVSYLLAGREMLRPGELIGFVRVPLLHAPQVFLKATGRTGPGRAVASVGLVLDPARRGVRCAIGAVAPMPLRPLEAEQWVASLIDWDGGRTLAPEALEAFGEYVAAACVPDQGEPVAPGVLHLRRTVAVLARRALGRALTS is encoded by the coding sequence CTGGATTCACCTCAGGGGCCGCAGGGCCCGCAGGCGGCGCAGTCCGTGACGCTGCCGGCCTCGCTCGACGAGGCCGTGGCGGCGCTCACCGCCATGCCCGCCGCCGTGCCGGTCGCGGGCGGCACCGACCTGATGGCCGCCGTCAACGCCGGGCTGCTGCGGCCCGCCGCACTGGTGGGCCTGGGCCGGATCAACGAGATCCGCGGCTGGCAGTACCAGGACGGCCACGCGCTGCTCGGTGCGGGCCTCACGCACGCCCGGATGGGACGGCCGGATTTCGCCGCTCTGATCCCCCGGCTCGCGGCCGCGGCCCGGGCCGCCGGCCCCCCGCAGATCCGCAACGCGGGCACCCTCGGCGGCAACATCGCCACCGCCGCGCCCACGGGTGACGCACTGCCCGTGCTGGCCGCGCTGGAGGCCGTACTCGTCATCGTGGGCCCGGGCGGGCAGCGGGAGATCCCAGTGTCGTACCTGCTGGCCGGGCGGGAGATGCTGCGGCCCGGTGAACTGATCGGCTTCGTGCGGGTGCCGCTGCTGCACGCACCGCAGGTGTTCCTGAAGGCCACGGGCCGTACCGGCCCGGGGCGTGCCGTGGCGTCCGTGGGGCTCGTCCTGGATCCCGCGCGCCGGGGCGTGCGCTGCGCCATCGGCGCGGTCGCCCCGATGCCGCTGCGGCCGCTGGAGGCCGAGCAGTGGGTGGCCTCGCTGATCGACTGGGACGGCGGGCGGACCCTGGCCCCCGAGGCGCTGGAGGCCTTCGGCGAGTACGTCGCGGCCGCGTGCGTGCCCGACCAGGGCGAGCCGGTGGCTCCCGGAGTACTGCATCTGCGGCGGACGGTGGCCGTGCTGGCGCGCAGGGCCCTGGGGAGGGCGCTGACCTCATGA